The following proteins are co-located in the Flectobacillus major DSM 103 genome:
- a CDS encoding alpha-L-rhamnosidase: MKSFSFFLKTLLAGSFYLQTLTGFAEVVNLQCEHLVAPIGLDATQPRFSWQLKASQSGAKQTAYQISVSTDSLALLKGPGNIWQSPKILSQDQLVIFQGKNLIPFTKYFWKVTIWGSNGVQSAIASFETGMMQSKNWQGAWISDSQDSQNKVAPYFRKTFQNTKKVVSARAYIAVGGLYELSINGQKVSNHRLDPMYTRFDRRNLYVTHDVTSLIQQGKNAIGVLLGNGWYNHQSTAVWYFDKAPWRGRPTFCFDLRIQYSDGTTEVIVSGKDWKTAPSPIIFNSIYTAEHCDARLESIGWNTPNFDDSLWKEVIFRAAPSTQIMAQALHPIRAVEEIATKKLQQFNNKNYVFDLGRNISGVSKITVKGAEGTIIRLKHAERIYDNGHVDQSNIDVHYRPQDDSDPFQTDIFILRGKGEESFMPKFNYKGFQYVEVSSSQPIELTQESLKGYFMHSDVPALGQISSSNPTLNKIWEATNNSYLSNLFGYPTDCPQREKNGWTGDAHIAIETGLYNFDGITIYEKWLADHRDEQQPNGVLPSIIPTGGWGYEWGNGPDWTSTIAIIPWNIYLFYGDKKLLVDNYDNIKRYVDHITDISPNGLTTWGLGDWVPVKSKTPVELTSSAYYFVDTQILAKTAQLLGKKDDFIKYSQLADKIKNTFNQKYLNEATGIYGQGVQTELSVPLYWGLVPDTFKSKVAQNLAKRVEADGNHLDVGLLGTKAILNALSENGYADLAYKVASQESYPSWGWWIVNGATTLYENWPIDAKSDISMNHIMFGEIGGWLYKGIAGIKPDPSQAGFKHILLEPHFVEGLNQFEAKFNAPTGQIISSWQKEQGKITYTVTIPANSKATLQLPSEQGKTILQNKKAVLNPTIPLESGTYIFEINAK; the protein is encoded by the coding sequence ATGAAATCTTTTTCTTTTTTCCTCAAAACCCTATTAGCTGGCAGTTTTTATTTACAGACTTTGACAGGCTTTGCTGAGGTGGTCAATCTGCAATGCGAGCATTTGGTTGCTCCTATTGGGTTAGATGCAACACAACCTAGGTTTTCTTGGCAATTAAAGGCATCACAATCGGGGGCCAAACAAACAGCCTATCAGATTAGTGTAAGCACCGATTCGCTGGCCTTACTAAAGGGGCCTGGTAATATCTGGCAAAGTCCCAAAATATTATCGCAAGATCAATTGGTAATTTTTCAAGGAAAAAACCTTATTCCTTTCACAAAATATTTCTGGAAAGTTACTATTTGGGGAAGTAACGGGGTACAAAGTGCTATTGCCAGTTTTGAAACAGGAATGATGCAAAGCAAAAATTGGCAAGGTGCATGGATTAGCGACTCGCAAGATAGTCAAAATAAAGTAGCTCCGTATTTTCGGAAAACTTTTCAAAATACCAAAAAAGTAGTTTCGGCAAGGGCTTATATTGCCGTTGGAGGCTTGTACGAGTTATCTATCAATGGTCAAAAAGTAAGCAATCATCGCCTCGACCCTATGTACACCCGTTTTGATAGACGTAATTTGTATGTAACTCATGATGTAACTTCGCTGATTCAGCAAGGCAAAAACGCCATCGGAGTACTTTTGGGCAATGGCTGGTACAACCACCAGTCTACGGCAGTTTGGTATTTTGACAAAGCTCCTTGGCGTGGGCGACCTACCTTTTGCTTTGACTTACGTATCCAATACAGCGATGGTACTACCGAGGTTATTGTGTCGGGAAAAGACTGGAAGACCGCTCCAAGTCCTATTATTTTTAATAGTATTTATACAGCCGAACACTGCGATGCCCGCCTAGAGTCGATAGGCTGGAATACGCCAAATTTTGATGATAGTTTGTGGAAAGAGGTTATTTTTAGGGCAGCACCTTCTACTCAAATTATGGCTCAGGCTTTACACCCTATTAGAGCGGTTGAGGAAATTGCTACTAAAAAACTACAGCAATTCAATAATAAAAATTATGTTTTTGACCTTGGCCGAAACATATCGGGCGTTAGCAAAATCACGGTTAAAGGAGCTGAAGGTACTATTATTAGGCTCAAGCACGCCGAAAGAATTTATGATAATGGCCATGTCGACCAGTCCAATATTGATGTACATTACCGCCCCCAAGATGATAGCGACCCTTTTCAAACTGATATTTTTATTTTGCGTGGAAAAGGCGAGGAATCGTTTATGCCAAAATTCAACTATAAGGGCTTTCAATACGTAGAAGTAAGTAGCTCTCAGCCTATTGAACTCACCCAAGAGAGCTTGAAAGGCTATTTTATGCACAGCGATGTACCTGCTCTTGGACAAATATCGTCTTCTAATCCAACCCTTAATAAAATCTGGGAAGCTACCAACAATTCTTATTTGTCCAACCTTTTTGGATACCCAACCGACTGCCCACAACGTGAAAAAAACGGCTGGACAGGCGATGCCCATATTGCTATCGAAACAGGACTTTATAATTTTGATGGTATTACAATTTATGAAAAATGGCTAGCCGACCACCGAGACGAACAACAACCCAATGGCGTTTTGCCGTCTATTATTCCTACTGGTGGCTGGGGCTACGAATGGGGTAACGGCCCCGACTGGACAAGTACAATTGCTATTATCCCTTGGAATATCTATTTGTTTTATGGTGATAAAAAACTCCTTGTCGATAACTACGACAATATTAAACGCTATGTTGACCATATTACCGATATTAGTCCCAACGGCCTAACTACTTGGGGTCTTGGCGATTGGGTTCCTGTCAAGTCTAAAACGCCAGTAGAACTTACTTCGTCGGCTTATTATTTTGTAGATACCCAAATTTTAGCCAAAACGGCTCAACTTTTGGGTAAAAAAGATGATTTTATCAAATACTCACAACTTGCTGATAAAATCAAAAATACCTTTAACCAAAAATATCTTAATGAGGCAACGGGAATTTATGGACAAGGCGTTCAAACAGAACTGAGTGTACCCTTATATTGGGGTTTAGTACCAGATACCTTCAAAAGTAAAGTAGCCCAAAATCTAGCAAAACGAGTAGAGGCCGATGGAAATCACTTAGACGTTGGATTGTTGGGAACAAAAGCTATTTTGAATGCTCTAAGCGAAAACGGATACGCCGATTTGGCTTATAAAGTAGCTTCACAAGAAAGCTACCCTTCGTGGGGCTGGTGGATTGTCAACGGGGCTACTACTTTGTACGAAAACTGGCCTATTGATGCCAAATCAGACATTTCGATGAATCATATCATGTTTGGCGAAATTGGAGGATGGCTTTACAAGGGTATTGCTGGTATCAAACCTGACCCTAGTCAAGCAGGGTTCAAACATATTTTGCTCGAACCACATTTTGTAGAAGGACTCAATCAGTTTGAAGCCAAATTTAATGCTCCTACGGGTCAAATTATTTCTTCTTGGCAAAAAGAACAAGGAAAAATCACATACACTGTTACGATTCCTGCCAACTCAAAAGCAACCTTACAATTACCTTCTGAGCAAGGAAAAACTATTTTACAAAACAAAAAAGCTGTTTTAAACCCTACAATTCCGTTAGAATCAGGAACGTATATTTTTGAAATAAATGCAAAATAG
- a CDS encoding helix-turn-helix domain-containing protein — MSVTKPNIPLVDICTLSEHKEDDFLVSRFGSYLAKHKNLHLAHRHSFYHLVFFTQGAGFHTIDFSQFEVKPYQIYFMIPGQVHSWSFEGPIDGYVVNFSPAFFQSFLLRPDYLDAFSFFNNIVQDSVINLEFPLNQKIKGLFEEIIEHNTTNDTFQWDIIRALLLQMFILIDQKNLAQKPQNIPAYNYTLLKNFQKLIEKHHTTLKLPMEYADLLYITPNHLNALCKEHLGMQAGEVIRNRIILEAKRLLINKNTSISEIAYLLNFKDNSYFSKFFKKQVGITPEEFRKKVH; from the coding sequence ATGTCTGTTACCAAACCTAATATTCCCCTTGTTGATATTTGCACTTTGTCGGAACACAAGGAAGATGATTTTTTGGTGAGTCGTTTTGGGAGCTATCTGGCCAAGCACAAAAACTTGCATTTGGCACACCGTCATAGCTTTTATCATTTGGTATTTTTTACACAAGGTGCTGGCTTTCATACAATTGACTTTAGCCAGTTTGAGGTAAAACCTTATCAGATTTATTTCATGATTCCGGGGCAGGTACATAGCTGGAGTTTTGAGGGGCCAATAGATGGCTATGTGGTCAACTTTTCTCCTGCTTTTTTTCAGTCATTTTTGCTACGCCCTGACTATTTAGACGCATTTTCTTTTTTCAATAATATTGTACAAGACAGTGTTATCAATCTTGAGTTTCCACTTAACCAAAAGATAAAAGGGCTTTTTGAGGAAATCATTGAACATAATACCACAAATGATACTTTTCAGTGGGACATTATAAGGGCTTTGTTGTTACAAATGTTTATTCTGATTGACCAGAAAAACCTTGCTCAAAAACCCCAGAATATCCCTGCTTATAATTACACTTTACTAAAAAATTTCCAGAAGCTGATAGAAAAACATCATACTACGTTAAAGCTCCCTATGGAATATGCTGATTTGCTGTACATTACACCCAATCACCTCAATGCACTCTGCAAAGAGCACCTTGGAATGCAAGCAGGGGAAGTCATCAGAAATAGGATTATTCTGGAAGCAAAAAGACTTTTGATTAATAAGAATACCAGTATTTCGGAAATAGCCTATTTGCTAAATTTTAAGGACAACTCGTATTTCTCTAAGTTTTTCAAAAAACAGGTAGGTATTACCCCCGAAGAGTTTAGGAAAAAAGTTCATTAG
- a CDS encoding glycoside hydrolase family 2 protein, which yields MFNLSKITSSFSKPLHLIGLLLLSQGIFAQNQYELNSGWKCAPIKNIKENGQAISSPNFSLNTWKPAVVPGTVLTTMLANKEIPDPFYGLNNEKIPDIYHIGREYYTYWFVKDFKETSAVEGQTIWLKFRGINYSCDIYLNGKKVNEKPFEGMFLRRAFNITKLLAKDGNNRLAVVVYPPTTVGNPNGGQGGDGTIAKNVSIQYTAGWDWIRPIRDRNTGIWDKVYIEKTGKVNLKDPHIITLVPEKRTPEGVQKPAIIKATADLENTSDKKIEGTLVYSIDGQKVSAHVSLAPHTTTTVALSDYTLKNPKLWWPAGYGKQELYTTKFEFFEQGKGLSDQETVKVGVREIQTDWNSTTQSRQVYVNGQKVFIKGGNWIISDAMLRFSDERYDAEIRFHRDMNLNLIRIWGGALVERPEFYEACDRYGLLVFQDFWMSGDCNGRWIDPMKKEDQWTRRQYPDNHPLFLESAADMIKMVRNHASLAMWCGGNEITPPEDILVPLRDEILPKLDGTRWFVDYSNSDAMSYNSLGGNGDGPYGIQPLKVFWEQRTFPFNSEVGSVGTGDYESLRRFIPKENMKVPYADAQTKPDSVWTYHTYTGVGYNDFIDPYGKPKDIKDFGLKAQLVNYDQYRGLIEGFSAHIWDWYTGVIIWKTQNPWTAMRGQMYDYYLDPNACLYGLRNGSELVHIMANPIDGMLMMVNNDFKAHRNLMLVAKAYNMKGEEKLITQVFTYIEASSVKKILSVKNILDEMGAEDGSFLSLQLLDEKQQVVSDNFYWYPNSKGVYAGLQKLPTANKLTISAKQIGVGKIQVTLRNPSNNPVAFFNRISLVDAATKERILPVFYDNNYISVVAGAEKTVILDYKPTQTQTQVSVEGWNYPLQYIEISK from the coding sequence ATGTTCAATTTATCTAAAATTACCTCATCTTTTTCCAAACCTCTTCATTTGATAGGCTTGCTATTGCTTTCGCAAGGCATATTTGCCCAAAATCAATATGAATTAAATAGCGGTTGGAAATGTGCTCCTATCAAAAATATCAAAGAAAATGGGCAGGCTATTTCTAGCCCCAACTTTTCGCTGAATACTTGGAAACCTGCGGTTGTACCCGGTACGGTGCTTACAACTATGCTGGCCAACAAAGAAATACCAGACCCTTTTTATGGCTTGAATAACGAAAAAATCCCTGATATTTATCACATAGGGCGTGAGTATTATACTTATTGGTTTGTAAAAGATTTCAAAGAAACTTCAGCAGTCGAAGGGCAGACCATTTGGTTAAAATTTAGAGGTATCAACTACAGTTGCGATATTTATTTGAATGGTAAAAAGGTTAATGAAAAACCTTTTGAGGGAATGTTTCTTCGTCGGGCATTCAATATTACCAAATTGTTGGCAAAAGACGGCAACAATCGCCTTGCTGTAGTGGTATATCCGCCAACTACTGTTGGTAATCCGAATGGAGGACAAGGTGGCGATGGTACTATTGCCAAAAACGTATCTATTCAATATACTGCTGGCTGGGACTGGATTCGCCCAATTCGTGATAGAAATACAGGTATCTGGGACAAAGTATATATCGAAAAAACGGGAAAGGTTAACCTAAAAGACCCGCACATTATAACGCTTGTTCCTGAGAAAAGAACCCCCGAAGGTGTACAAAAACCAGCGATTATAAAAGCTACTGCCGACCTAGAAAATACTTCGGATAAAAAAATTGAAGGTACATTGGTTTATTCAATCGATGGCCAGAAGGTTTCGGCCCATGTAAGCCTAGCTCCGCATACCACAACCACAGTAGCTTTGTCGGACTATACACTGAAAAATCCAAAATTATGGTGGCCAGCAGGTTATGGAAAACAAGAGCTATATACTACCAAATTTGAGTTTTTTGAACAAGGAAAAGGACTTTCCGACCAAGAAACAGTAAAAGTTGGCGTACGTGAAATTCAGACCGATTGGAATAGTACAACACAAAGCCGTCAGGTATATGTCAATGGCCAAAAGGTGTTTATAAAGGGAGGTAACTGGATTATCTCGGATGCAATGTTACGTTTTTCGGATGAACGCTATGATGCCGAAATTAGATTTCATCGTGATATGAACCTCAATTTGATCAGGATCTGGGGCGGAGCATTGGTAGAGCGTCCAGAGTTTTATGAGGCCTGCGACCGCTATGGCTTATTGGTTTTTCAAGATTTTTGGATGTCAGGTGACTGCAATGGCCGTTGGATAGACCCGATGAAAAAAGAAGACCAATGGACACGTCGTCAGTACCCCGACAATCACCCATTATTCTTAGAGTCGGCTGCCGATATGATTAAAATGGTACGAAATCATGCGTCGTTGGCTATGTGGTGCGGAGGCAATGAAATTACACCTCCCGAAGATATTTTAGTACCACTCAGAGATGAAATTCTTCCAAAACTTGATGGAACTCGCTGGTTTGTAGATTATTCTAATTCCGATGCCATGTCGTACAATTCATTAGGTGGCAATGGTGATGGCCCTTATGGTATTCAGCCTCTAAAAGTTTTTTGGGAACAACGTACTTTTCCTTTCAACTCCGAAGTGGGTTCGGTAGGTACAGGCGACTATGAATCGTTGAGGCGTTTTATTCCAAAAGAAAACATGAAAGTTCCATACGCCGATGCTCAAACAAAACCCGATAGCGTATGGACATACCATACTTACACAGGCGTTGGCTACAACGATTTTATAGACCCTTATGGCAAACCAAAAGATATTAAAGATTTTGGGTTGAAGGCTCAGTTGGTCAATTACGACCAGTATCGGGGCTTAATTGAGGGCTTTAGTGCTCATATTTGGGATTGGTACACGGGTGTTATTATCTGGAAAACCCAAAACCCATGGACAGCTATGCGTGGCCAGATGTACGATTATTACCTCGACCCCAATGCCTGTTTGTATGGTTTAAGAAATGGTAGCGAATTGGTACATATTATGGCTAATCCAATAGATGGAATGCTCATGATGGTCAACAACGACTTCAAGGCTCATCGCAACTTGATGTTGGTGGCCAAAGCCTATAACATGAAAGGTGAAGAAAAGCTTATTACACAAGTATTTACTTATATAGAAGCAAGTTCTGTCAAGAAAATTTTATCTGTAAAAAATATTTTGGATGAAATGGGAGCAGAAGATGGGTCATTTTTATCGTTACAATTACTCGATGAAAAACAACAAGTGGTTAGTGATAATTTTTATTGGTATCCTAATAGCAAGGGCGTTTATGCTGGCTTGCAAAAGTTACCTACGGCCAATAAATTGACAATATCGGCCAAACAAATAGGTGTAGGAAAAATTCAAGTGACACTACGTAATCCAAGTAACAATCCTGTTGCATTTTTCAACCGAATTTCTCTGGTAGATGCCGCAACAAAAGAACGTATCTTGCCCGTTTTTTATGACAACAACTATATATCGGTAGTTGCTGGAGCTGAAAAAACGGTAATATTAGATTATAAGCCAACCCAAACCCAAACTCAGGTATCGGTAGAGGGCTGGAATTATCCTTTGCAATATATCGAAATCAGTAAATAA
- a CDS encoding helix-turn-helix domain-containing protein: MNKLQNLYIYILLLTGFMLQAQIRIEVQLPLKNQQSPPPLFIACSFNNWSPGDPNYRLQKSTSGKYFIELPDTLSYFEYKFTQGYWTLVEGNGQGHSIRNRIYDRATAPNSRLVTAQIEGWEARPTYRFYIKSVPLNTPKDASIYITGNFNNWDPGNESYRLQKQFDGTFRVAVSTDLERIEYKFTRGDWSTVEGQENGKAKPNRVLFRKADFNLEEIPIDVESWEDLAGTFNFFSIYDLLLLFSAFQGLLLIIAIPTMQDYNRKANQWLVLSIAFTSFVLIMKTLTGYRVIAEQYSKLLLFPDLALFLYAPLFYFYLQKLLFKTPKLPARWWIHFILPMAQIVAYLPFLLINSKEFLLKLLNKEPDLHYLSLALGIISWGVNIYYWLINWRSVQTYNQQYPTQASKEQNTEYLTTVLLIQAVCLALWAFTGVLIFTNNILGWNTTLIADKSIDIIWLAFSAIPYFLGYFAIHQPEIFKIPHLGNKPLTETKAPLESDHIQEIEPITPTINEPEKDANHEQMVLMWKEKIDVYMTQHKPYTNVGLTLNELATMLKISPHLLSKVINEAYQKNFFDFINSYRIEEFKIRFDDPKNRQYTMLAIAFEVGFNSKTAFNRAFKKMTQQTPREYFFDSREED; encoded by the coding sequence ATGAATAAGCTACAAAATCTATATATCTATATATTATTGCTAACGGGGTTTATGCTACAAGCCCAAATTAGAATTGAAGTACAATTGCCCCTAAAAAACCAACAGAGTCCTCCTCCCTTGTTTATTGCTTGTAGTTTCAACAATTGGTCGCCAGGCGACCCTAACTATAGGTTACAGAAAAGTACCAGTGGGAAGTATTTTATCGAATTGCCCGATACATTAAGCTATTTTGAATACAAGTTTACGCAAGGCTATTGGACTCTCGTAGAAGGCAATGGCCAAGGGCATTCGATACGCAACAGAATATATGACCGAGCCACAGCCCCCAATTCACGACTAGTCACAGCTCAGATTGAAGGCTGGGAGGCACGCCCTACGTATCGTTTTTATATCAAAAGTGTTCCTCTCAACACGCCAAAAGATGCCAGTATTTATATTACAGGAAATTTTAATAACTGGGACCCCGGCAATGAAAGCTACCGACTACAAAAACAGTTTGACGGAACATTTAGGGTAGCTGTATCTACCGATTTAGAACGCATTGAATACAAATTTACACGAGGCGACTGGTCGACAGTAGAGGGACAAGAAAATGGAAAAGCCAAACCCAATAGGGTTCTTTTTAGAAAGGCAGATTTTAACCTTGAAGAAATCCCGATTGATGTAGAAAGTTGGGAAGACCTTGCAGGGACATTCAATTTCTTTTCTATTTATGACCTTCTGTTGTTATTTTCTGCTTTTCAGGGACTACTATTGATTATTGCGATTCCGACCATGCAAGACTACAATCGCAAGGCTAATCAGTGGTTGGTATTATCTATTGCTTTTACCTCTTTTGTCCTGATAATGAAAACTTTAACAGGTTATAGAGTTATTGCCGAGCAATATAGCAAACTACTGCTTTTCCCTGATTTAGCTTTGTTTTTGTATGCTCCCTTGTTTTATTTTTATTTACAAAAACTACTTTTCAAAACGCCCAAATTACCTGCAAGGTGGTGGATACATTTTATTTTGCCAATGGCACAAATTGTGGCGTATCTTCCCTTTTTGCTTATTAATTCAAAGGAGTTTTTGCTAAAATTACTCAACAAAGAACCCGATTTGCATTATTTATCGTTGGCATTAGGGATTATCTCTTGGGGGGTAAATATTTATTATTGGCTTATCAACTGGCGGTCGGTACAAACCTACAACCAGCAATACCCCACTCAGGCATCTAAAGAACAAAATACCGAATACCTCACTACTGTACTGCTGATTCAGGCAGTTTGTTTGGCTTTATGGGCATTTACGGGTGTATTAATTTTTACCAATAATATTTTGGGCTGGAACACCACCCTAATTGCCGACAAGAGTATTGATATTATTTGGCTAGCATTTTCGGCTATTCCTTATTTTCTTGGATATTTTGCGATTCATCAGCCCGAAATATTTAAGATTCCGCATTTGGGCAATAAACCTCTGACAGAGACAAAAGCCCCCCTCGAATCGGATCATATTCAGGAAATAGAGCCTATTACTCCTACTATCAACGAACCCGAAAAAGATGCGAATCATGAGCAAATGGTATTGATGTGGAAAGAGAAAATAGATGTGTACATGACCCAACACAAGCCTTATACCAATGTAGGACTGACGCTCAATGAACTGGCTACCATGTTAAAAATATCGCCTCATTTGCTTTCAAAAGTAATCAATGAAGCTTACCAAAAAAACTTCTTCGACTTTATTAATTCTTATCGGATTGAAGAATTTAAGATTCGTTTTGACGACCCCAAAAACAGACAATATACCATGTTGGCGATTGCCTTCGAGGTAGGCTTTAATTCTAAAACTGCCTTTAACCGTGCCTTCAAAAAAATGACCCAACAAACCCCTCGTGAATATTTCTTCGACTCGCGAGAAGAGGATTAA
- a CDS encoding DUF983 domain-containing protein: MDSYNNIRFDGERSRLQAIAELRCPQCRQGKMFKYSNWRIDKFDDMHKNCPVCNLHFEVEPGFWYGAMFVSYGFSILILLVLGLTIYWGFGDPSIWGYIIPIPIVSLLAVPFNFRMSRSVFLHLFGFVKYKPELGKVVL; the protein is encoded by the coding sequence ATGGATTCATATAATAATATTCGTTTTGATGGAGAACGTTCTCGTTTACAGGCTATTGCCGAGTTACGTTGCCCGCAATGTCGTCAGGGAAAGATGTTTAAATATTCTAACTGGCGTATCGACAAGTTTGATGATATGCACAAAAATTGTCCCGTGTGTAATTTACATTTTGAAGTAGAGCCGGGCTTTTGGTATGGTGCTATGTTTGTGAGTTATGGCTTTTCAATCCTTATATTATTGGTATTAGGACTTACCATTTACTGGGGTTTTGGCGACCCATCTATTTGGGGTTATATTATTCCTATTCCGATTGTTTCGTTGCTAGCTGTGCCTTTCAACTTTAGGATGTCGAGAAGTGTGTTTTTGCATTTATTTGGCTTTGTCAAGTACAAACCCGAGTTAGGAAAGGTAGTATTATAA